Sequence from the Malaciobacter pacificus genome:
ACCTATACTTGTAGTAACACTAGGTGTTCTCATAATCATTGAATCTAAAAGTTTTCCTTTTATTCCTGCTCCAAATCTTATTGGTGCTAAACATACTTTTGATTTTTCTATAACTTCTTTTGCATCATTAGCCCACCCTTTAATTAAAAATCCAGTTTTAGGATTATTAAGTGCTGTTGCTTTTGGTGGTGGATATGAACCATATATATGAAGTTCAGCCTTTGGTAATTCTTTTCTTATTAGTGGCCAAATTTTTTGTAGATATAAAACTACATCCCAATTTGGTGCATGTCTAAAGTTTCCAATAGTCATAAAATGTTCACGTTCTTCAAAAGATAAACTGTTTTTTGGAACTGTTTTTAAATCTATCATAAAAGGTAAATAATAAAGTATTTTTGAATCAATTTTAAAAATTTTTGTAAGTAATTCTATCTCATATGTTGATATTATTAAAGAGATATCACATCTTAAAATAGAAGCTATCTCTCTTTTTGATAAATCACTATTTAAATCTTTTTGAGTTAATTCTCTATTTTGTTTCAAAGCCTCATGCCTTGCATTTCTTAAAAACTGTAAATCTTCAGTATCAAGTATTTTCAATGCATTAGGACAATTTTTATCAACTCTCCAACCAAATTGCTCTTCCATCATAAATCTGTCAAAAAGTACAATATCAGGATTATATTCACTTATATATTCATCAAATGAACTTGAATTTAACTCAATAGCTCTTGAGTTTATTCCCTCAGCACCTAAATCTATCATATGTTCTGAAATAGCACAAGGAGTTGCAAACTCAACCATAAAGTCATTTTTTTTAAAAAAC
This genomic interval carries:
- a CDS encoding glycosyltransferase; amino-acid sequence: MNKTNPSLLKKVLVIGYVWPEPNSSAAGSHMMSLLRFFKKNDFMVEFATPCAISEHMIDLGAEGINSRAIELNSSSFDEYISEYNPDIVLFDRFMMEEQFGWRVDKNCPNALKILDTEDLQFLRNARHEALKQNRELTQKDLNSDLSKREIASILRCDISLIISTYEIELLTKIFKIDSKILYYLPFMIDLKTVPKNSLSFEEREHFMTIGNFRHAPNWDVVLYLQKIWPLIRKELPKAELHIYGSYPPPKATALNNPKTGFLIKGWANDAKEVIEKSKVCLAPIRFGAGIKGKLLDSMIMRTPSVTTSIGAEGMSEDKVWNGFISDDINDFVKNAVSLYSDKQVWEEASFKSLKLLEKYDKESLEKELLTHIQNINKNLSQHRLDNFLGEMLKHHTLSSTKYMSQWIEEKNKNKS